Proteins co-encoded in one Aspergillus flavus chromosome 2, complete sequence genomic window:
- a CDS encoding putative leucine zipper transcription factor (protein dopey): protein MSLDPSSFPRSNSPASSESSLARSRLRGKEENLKKDKNYRRYASSVERALSLFDTALQEWADYISFLSRLLKALQSHPPDLPIVPHKILVSKRLAQCLNPSLPSGVHQKALEVYTYVFGLIKPEGLSHDLPLYLPGVAPTLAFASLTVRPLFLNLVETYICGLEPWAIRPALKAIILALLPGIEEETSDDFDPTLRLINKFRDISSQMDTQRPGGDVNTSGQYFWQCLFLASITSPSRRSGVLAYLNRYLPKLGVTDRRPSKSSSDGSNDMPHDMQMAADSVVLPEPGLLIRCFASGLTDEQVLVQRNFLDLLVTHLPLSSPILQSRITVDDLQRLLIAAVGVVARRDMSLNRRLWAWLLGPDPASDRTSFEARNSISENADASTGSGQELSQSEYFRQFGLEPLVGGLLEIIGQKTVVPSEKTRPFRISLSLMDRWEVGGHIVTAVFLPIIRNVQAFEKVASKPHFDEVFRSASAFFDGVESGVIFSELLKLIDWTPESLDRDNGQVMDNLRLAQFILENFNVREEDMVLNHVPLLTLSVLIKMNELSPKNHPKIAHDQLRLVSQGLFKVISSLTGLLTERAFSKKLASEKITKNHPTDDLNMPEVLEKIHGFYKQSTSSLDPHPLPFASKQLAELIISKAYELVISALAGDNDIASIQENVNLLIILLKKLPKSRIPRDRRLYLAICNRVSANHTEQSTATFSAISSIATGVKNLYSIQSPGFYISYEDISDLIPSLVKQIWQYLSPLSPKFHVEAVRCLWHLHSVSWLDHLVEASITSLMVNSSNTSRQLLSEEQVGRYFVLWNHSHHGAYELPSKHAQDSALTQVSYQSSLLERPLFIVLDSLSQAPNEASEVVQRWLQDLPSVHKVFHIVVSRLESLFTQADPSVANQTSLSISSDDYKECSYLLETIHNIISVIPHNGWVALLAQASAQGDRHHDVSASEDNTGTQTLHSSIFHAILRIVSGPKTTAQTSFDEVKLQQTSLLVMRQLLLGPGAEEVAESGIDSLLVERLSSALDEGGSVAVQEALIDTLLAALKVRFAQAYLPQPPPRPKHQRASSRERLTSPSILSFTSDKAEKAPPIPTMPQPPQQLLECLLKGISSPNSRGTVEKWTMLLCEVLPLYSGSIFQIILMLVDCFCKEIQIAYANLQLSFKHTKGWPEDRSEHATIALLAGLETCIATAHDRLLVDEANVTAVKSPDQPQGFFGNMVSGVFASDASHGRSTAANNRLTVLLCFQDAVRLCFSIWAWGAVERSTLPQDAESLASFQYTSVRMRNRSRRILEHLFTAEALECLETLVEMWTKTDSNTSSLIFSLLHTLDGSRPKITIPAVFNAIYTRTNPSALDPSRKSTLSSTLTENELAGFLVTYARSLDDDVLDEIWTDCTTFLRDVLSNPFPHRQILPRLVEFAAILGAKLENTSFGEDRRMRKELGDVLLRLLTAIFTSKPLGLSQESGLLGRGSLEHDNLPAPHIGPDDMLSILASSMPAFTITLGDSDRITTAVSGISTNVIGPLLRSRLFPNNISHSFMALLQHIAKVPAAAKIWKKDIADAFNDPRFFSSHLELVKGGWMNLLRQWVLADKDRLSELMSRLPPPSTAGIMFGVGASAARLDADRKAQLNLRRITLLILSANNDYFIGELPGLLQKLEDLLGATSSSSPSSTTRAEIFMVLRALALKSSTTALAPFWPLINTELQEAIAAVPLGLQQEVYNPYALLQACKLLDTLLVLAPDDFQLLEWLYVTDTIDAVYPPERWEPMALADEISQSFGTRSAAADGPRESNELGYSVKQPGLTADWIRETAKDELIDRVLRPWFEQLSIHAFESTYSMSSPGLTTSYDDLLADLFNESTMAN from the exons ATGAGCCTTGATCCGAGCTCGTTTCCGAGATCGAACTCCCCCGCAAGCTCCGAGAGCTCTCTTGCGCGATCCCGCTTACGAGGCAAAGAAG AGAACCTAAAGAAGGATAAAAATTACCGTCGTTATGCGTCGAGCGTTGAGCGAGCCCTCTCTTTGTTCGACACGGCGTTGCAGGAATGGGCGGACTATATCTCTTTTCTAAGTCGGCTTCTGAAG GCCCTTCAATCTCACCCGCCTGACCTACCGATCGTCCCTCACAAGATTCTCGTCTCGAAACGGCTCGCGCAATGCCTAAATCCTTCATTGCCGTCTGGTGTTCATCAGAAGGCACTTGAAGTATATACATATGTCTTTGGTTTGATCAAG CCAGAAGGACTATCGCACGATCTGCCATTGTATCTGCCCGGCGTCGCACCTACCTTAGCATTCGCTTCACTTACCGTCCGCCCTCTATTCTTAAACTTGGTAGAGACATATATCTGTGGCCTGGAGCCATGGGCTATCAGACCCGCCTTGAAGGCGATCATCCTAGCCCTTCTACCcggaattgaagaagaaaccagcGATGACTTTGACCCAACTCTCCGGCTTATCAATAAATTTCGCGATATCTCTAGCCAGATGGACACACAGAGGCCAGGTGGAGATGTCAACACAAGCGGTCAATACTTCTGGCAATGCCTTTTTCTCGCGTCAATCACTAGTCCAAGTAGGCGTTCAGGAGTGCTGGCTTACCTGAATCGCTATCTCCCCAAGTTAGGTGTCACGGACCGAAGACCAAGCAAAAGCAGTAGCGACGGCTCCAACGATATGCCACATGACATGCAGATGGCAGCAGACTCAGTTGTCCTCCCGGAACCTGGTTTACTTATTCGTTGTTTTGCATCCGGGTTAACCGACGAGCAAGTCCTTGTCCAGCGAAACTTTCTCGATTTGCTTGTGACGCATCTGCCACTGAGCTCGCCTATTTTGCAGTCTCGGATCACGGTTGATGACCTCCAAAGGTTACTCATTGCAGCTGTGGGCGTTGTAGCTCGAAGAGATATGAGTTTGAATCGGAGATTATGGGCTTGGCTTCTAGGTCCCGACCCTGCAAGCGACCGAACATCATTCGAGGCTCGGAATTCGATATCGGAAAACGCAGATGCATCCACTGGCAGTGGTCAAGAACTTTCACAATCCGAATACTTCCGCCAATTTGGACTTGAACCACTGGTGGGAGGTCTTTTAGAGATAATCGGACAGAAAACCGTAGTCCCCTCAGAGAAGACAAGGCCCTTCCGGATATCGTTGTCATTGATGGACCGATGGGAAGTCGGTGGGCACATAGTCACTGCAGTCTTTCTCCCCATTATTCGAAACGTTCAAGCTTTTGAGAAGGTAGCCTCCAAACCGCACTTTGACGAAGTTTTCCGCAGTGCCAGCGCCTTTTTTGATGGTGTCGAGAGCGGGGTGATTTTCTCGGAACTGCTCAAGTTGATAGATTGGACACCAGAGAGCCTTGATCGCGACAATGGTCAGGTAATGGATAACCTTAGACTCGCTCAATTCATTCTGGAAAATTTCAATGTGCGAGAGGAGGACATGGTTCTGAACCATGTCCCGCTGCTGACCCTCTCGGTCCTTATCAAGATGAATGAGCTCTCTCCGAAAAATCATCCTAAAATTGCACATGATCAACTACGGCTTGTGTCGCAGGGACTCTTTAAAGTGATAAGCTCTCTGACGGGCCTGCTTACAGAAAGGGCTTTCTCCAAGAAGTTGGCGTCTGAAAAGATAACCAAAAACCATCCGACTGATGACCTCAATATGCCTGAAGTTCTAGAGAAGATCCATGGTTTCTATAAGCAAAGCACCAGCAGCCTTGATCCCCATCCATTACCGTTCGCTTCTAAACAACTTGCGGAGCTGATAATTAGCAAAGCCTACGAACTCGTGATATCAGCACTTGCGGGTGATAACGACATCGCATCTATACAGGAGAACGTAAACCTTCTTATTATACTGCTAAAGAAGCTTCCCAAGTCACGCATACCGCGCGACAGGCGGCTTTATCTTGCCATCTGTAACCGCGTTAGTGCGAATCATACTGAGCAATCTACTGCTACTTTCTCGGCTATCTCATCCATTGCAACCGGTGTCAAGAACTTATATTCTATCCAAAGTCCCGGCTTTTATATCAGCTATGAAGATATTTCTGATCTCATCCCGTCACTTGTTAAACAGATTTGGCAATACCTTTCACCTTTGAGCCCAAAATTCCATGTGGAGGCAGTCCGCTGCCTGTGGCACTTACATTCAGTCTCCTGGCTTGACCACCTTGTTGAGGCATCTATAACATCTCTGATGGTCAACTCATCCAACACGTCACGTCAACTCTTATCGGAGGAACAGGTTGGAAGGTACTTCGTATTGTGGAATCACAGCCATCATGGTGCCTATGAACTTCCTTCGAAGCACGCACAAGATTCGGCGCTGACCCAGGTTTCTTACCAATCTTCCCTGCTTGAACGTCCACTTTTTATTGTGTTAGACTCGCTCTCTCAGGCCCCTAACGAGGCCTCTGAGGTGGTCCAGCGTTGGCTCCAGGACCTGCCCTCAGTACACAA GGTCTTCCACATAGTTGTTTCACGGCTGGAGAGTCTTTTCACCCAAGCTGATCCCTCTGTGGCAAATCAAACAAGCCTTTCCATATCTTCCGATGATTACAAGGAATGTAGCTATCTATTGGAGACGATTCATAACATCATATCAGTCATCCCCCACAATGGGTGGGTTGCTTTACTGGCCCAGGCGTCAGCTCAAGGTGACAGACACCATGATGTCTCTGCTTCGGAAG ATAACACCGGGACCCAAACATTACACTCATCCATATTCCACGCCATCCTAAGAATAGTTAGTGGACCGAAGACTACGGCACAGACAAGCTTCGACGAAGTCAAGTTGCAACAAACGTCCCTGCTTGTGATGCGTCAACTCCTGCTAGGCCCAGGAGCTGAAGAGGTAGCTGAGTCTGGAATTGACTCTCTTCTTGTTGAACGACTCTCTTCTGCATTGGATGAAGGCGGTAGCGTTGCTGTTCAAGAGGCCCTCATTGACACTCTCCTTGCAGCCCTAAAAGTTCGGTTTGCTCAGGCGTACTTACCACAGCCCCCTCCTAGACCAAAACACCAGAGAGCCAGCTCACGTGAGCGCTTAACAAGTCCCTCTATTCTATCATTTACGAGCGACAAGGCTGAAAAAGCACCCCCAATCCCCACCATGCCACAACCTCCTCAGCAGCTCCTAGAATGTCTTCTCAAAGGTATCAGCTCTCCGAACTCGAGGGGCACCGTGGAAAAATGGACCATGTTGCTCTGTGAAGTGCTTCCGCTATACTCAGGATCTATATTCCAGATTATCCTGATGCTAGTGGATTGCTTCTGTAAGGAGATCCAAATCGCGTACGCCAATCTGCAACTTTCATTCAAGCACACAAAAGGTTGGCCCGAGGATAGGTCCGAACATGCCACTATAGCTCTACTCGCGGGTCTTGAAACCTGCATTGCAACCGCTCATGACCGTCTTCTTGTGGATGAAGCAAATGTCACGGCCGTTAAGAGCCCAGACCAACCCCAGGGGTTCTTTGGAAATATGGTATCAGGAGTGTTTGCATCCGACGCCAGCCATGGTCGTTCAACGGCTGCAAATAATAGACTTACTGTCTTGCTGTGCTTCCAAGATGCTGTGCGCCTGTGCTTTTCTATCTGGGCTTGGGGGGCCGTGGAGAGGAGTACCCTTCCTCAAGATGCAGAGTCTCTGGCGTCCTTCCAATATACATCTGTGCGTATGAGGAACCGCTCCCGTCGGATTCTCGAGCATCTATTCACAGCGGAGGCCCTTGAATGCCTTGAGACATTAGTAGAGATGTGGACGAAGACAGACAGTAATACCTCGTCTCTGATTTTCAGCCTGCTTCACACCCTGGACGGGTCTCGACCAAAAATTACAATCCCGGCGGTATTTAACGCCATCTATACCAGGACGAATCCTTCCGCTCTAGACCCCAGTCGTAAATCTACTTTATCGTCGACTCTTACAGAAAATGAGTTAGCAGGGTTTTTAGTCACTTATGCCAGGTCTCTTGATGACGATGTTCTCGACGAGATTTGGACAGACTGTACTACCTTTTTACGTGATGTTTTGAGCAACCCATTCCCACACAGACAGATACTTCCTCGCTTGGTTGAGTTCGCCGCTATTCTTGGTGCGAAGTTGGAGAACACCAGCTTCGGTGAGGATCGTCGAATGAGGAAGGAACTTGGG GATGTACTGCTACGTTTGCTCACGGCAATATTCACCAGCAAGCCTCTGGGACTGTCACAGGAGTCGGGCTTGTTAGGTCGAGGCTCTTTAGAGCATGATAATCTGCCAGCACCTCATATCGGACCTGATGACATGCTCAGCATCCTTGCTAGTTCCATGCCTGCCTTTACAATTACATTAGGTGACTCAGATCGTATTACTACGGCTGTATCAGGCATTTCTACCAATGTGATAGGACCCCTTTTGCGATCGCGGCTTTTCCCCAACAACATCAGCCACAGCTTTATGGCACTCTTGCAACATATCGCAAAGGTTCCGGCTGCTGCgaagatatggaagaaagacattGCGGATGCCTTTAATGATCCTAGATTCTTCAGTTCTCACCTCGAACTTGTGAAGGGTGGATGGATGAACCTATTACGACAATGGGTGCTTGCTGATAAGGATCGATTATCTGAGCTGATGTCTCGGCTTCCACCCCCGAGCACTGCGGGCATTATGTTTGGTGTGGGCGCGTCTGCAGCCCGCCTAGATGCCGATAGGAAGGCACAATTGAACCTCCGTAGGATTACCCTACTGATCTTGTCCGCGAACAATGACTACTTCATTGGAGAACTACCTGGACTCCTCCAGAAGCTAGAAGATCTCCTAGGGGCTACTAGttcatcatcgccgtcatCCACGACTAGAGCAGAAATCTTCATGGTTCTTCGAGCTCTTGCACTAAAGAGTTCCACAACCGCGCTGGCTCCGTTCTGGCCGTTGATCAATACGGAGCTTCAAGAAGCGATTGCTGCCGTTCCGCTTGGATTACAGCAAGAGGTATACAATCCATATGCATTGTTGCAGGCGTGTAAGCTTCTGGACACGCTACTCGTCCTTGCCCCGGATGACTTCCAGCTACTTGAATGGCTTTATGTTACGGATACGATAGATGCCGTCTATCCACCAGAACGCTGGGAGCCTATGGCCCTTGCGGATGAAATCTCACAGAGTTTTGGGACGCGCTCCGCGGCCGCAGACGGCCCCAGGGAGTCGAACGAGCTCGGTTATAGTGTGAAACAGCCGGGTCTAACAGCGGACTGGATCCGTGAGACGGCAAAAGATGAACTGATTGATCGGGTTCTTCGGCCTTGGTTTGAACAACTCAGCATCCATGCTTTCGAAAGCACATACAGCATGAGCAGTCCGGGCTTGACAACATCTTACGATGATCTGTTGGCGGACCTATTCAACGAGAGTACCATGGCAAATTAA